A window of the bacterium genome harbors these coding sequences:
- a CDS encoding right-handed parallel beta-helix repeat-containing protein, which produces MKSKLQIILTIALIASLSFTTYSTNYYVSESGSNSNNGLTPQTAFATLQYAADMVSAGDFVLVLEGNYVGFDIRTDGTQNSPIVFKAIEYNVVIDERNSVTPDGINIENADWIVIDGFEVMEQPRAGIRIVLSDFVVIRNNDCHNNYRWGIFTGFTDDIIIENNSCSFSEDEHGIYLSNSSDRAIIRNNHSFNNNGCGIHMNGDISMGGDGIISNAVVEGNIIHDNGYGGGSAINMDGVQDSEIFNNLIYNNHATGIAMYQIDGGDASKNNKVYNNTVIQPSDGRWCIISVNGSTGNTLYNNILINHHSFRGSISVDAASMNGFTSDYNILVNRLSDDDGNSNMSLSQWQSLGYDLHSMLADPEDQIFTDHANGNYHLLQNSQAVDAGTNLVLPTVFEDLDKITRPQGSGFDIGCYEYTSTTEIIEENFPQSFQLYQNYPNPFNPRTVIGYQLLVSGNVNLSVYDLLGNCVATLVDEYKPSGSYKVEFNAVDLPSGIYFYQLNCGDFRQTKKMLLLK; this is translated from the coding sequence ATGAAATCAAAATTACAAATCATATTAACGATTGCTCTAATTGCCAGCTTAAGTTTCACCACTTATTCAACGAATTATTATGTTTCAGAATCAGGAAGTAACAGTAATAATGGATTAACTCCTCAGACTGCATTTGCAACTCTGCAGTATGCAGCGGATATGGTTTCTGCGGGAGATTTCGTCTTAGTGCTTGAAGGAAATTATGTTGGTTTTGATATAAGAACAGATGGAACTCAAAACTCACCAATAGTTTTTAAAGCGATTGAATATAATGTTGTAATCGATGAAAGAAATTCTGTCACCCCCGATGGAATAAACATTGAAAATGCTGATTGGATTGTAATTGATGGATTTGAAGTTATGGAACAACCAAGAGCAGGAATAAGAATAGTACTTTCAGATTTTGTTGTAATCAGAAATAACGACTGCCACAACAACTATCGATGGGGAATTTTTACTGGATTTACAGATGATATCATAATCGAAAATAATTCGTGTTCTTTCTCTGAAGATGAACATGGAATTTATCTTTCCAACAGCAGTGACCGGGCAATTATCAGAAACAATCATTCATTCAACAATAATGGATGCGGCATTCATATGAATGGAGATATATCTATGGGCGGCGATGGAATTATCAGTAATGCGGTTGTTGAAGGCAATATTATACACGATAACGGATATGGCGGCGGTTCAGCAATAAATATGGATGGAGTTCAGGATTCCGAGATTTTCAATAACCTGATTTACAACAATCACGCAACAGGAATTGCAATGTATCAGATAGATGGTGGTGATGCTTCGAAGAATAATAAAGTTTATAACAACACTGTCATTCAGCCTTCCGATGGAAGATGGTGTATCATTTCTGTTAATGGTTCAACCGGAAATACACTCTACAATAATATTTTAATTAATCATCACAGTTTCAGAGGAAGCATTTCTGTGGACGCTGCTTCGATGAATGGATTTACAAGCGATTATAATATTCTTGTAAACAGGCTGAGTGACGATGACGGAAATTCAAATATGAGTTTGTCTCAATGGCAATCGCTAGGATATGATCTACATTCAATGTTAGCTGATCCGGAAGATCAAATATTTACTGATCACGCGAATGGCAATTATCATCTACTGCAAAACTCGCAAGCTGTTGATGCAGGGACAAATTTAGTTTTACCGACAGTATTCGAAGATCTTGATAAAATTACACGTCCCCAGGGAAGTGGATTTGACATTGGCTGTTACGAATACACAAGCACTACAGAAATTATTGAAGAAAATTTTCCTCAATCATTTCAGTTATATCAGAATTATCCTAATCCGTTTAATCCCAGAACAGTGATCGGTTATCAGTTATTGGTGAGCGGTAATGTAAATTTAAGTGTTTATGATTTACTTGGAAATTGCGTCGCAACTTTAGTAGATGAATACAAACCTTCTGGTAGTTATAAAGTTGAGTTTAATGCTGTTGATCTTCCAAGCGGGATTTACTTTTATCAATTAAATTGCGGAGATTTCAGACAGACAAAAAAAATGTTATTGCTTAAATAA
- a CDS encoding 1-deoxy-D-xylulose-5-phosphate synthase, producing MNFNLIKKSEFDKVKSSSSAWATRMELFADMCRYNTLVAVKKAGSGHLGSSLSAMDITTYLYLNEMNVLEVGLDSHDRDIYFSSKGHDVPGLYSLFYALGIIPEEKLLMLRRLHGLDGHPEVRQPGIEASTGSLGMGISKAKGMAWAKNYNKSKGHVYVLTGDGEFQEGQIYESLQATAHQKVNNVIAIMDHNKYQTDMLVADVNNIEDVVEKVKAFGWYVVRIDGHDYNMLKHTFNAMKKLTDKPKMIIADTIKGRGVSFMEKPLTETFQGKTLYKWHSGAPDDESYEKGLAELTETINKLSEKLGVGKIQIPENKSEGKPITKLDKEFVTEAYGEALVELAKTNKKFVVLDGDLSADCKLRNFEKTYPDRFIENGIAEQDMVSMAGGLARMGLIPIVNTFASFLAARANEQIYNNAGEKTKIIYTCHFSGMIPAGPGKSHQSVRDISLFRALPNVTIIQPCNAEETEWATDYCINISEENCVLRLVIGPSPERIQLPKDYKFKVGVGAELTQGNDAILFGYGPVMLHEALVAADYLKKIGFSLKVVNMPWLNKIDKEWLKKVVSDQKKIFALEDHSAVGGLGDRLLNELVSIRAISGKEFINFGLKEYPECGTPLEVLEFHKLDGKSLAQRISGVKDIEAEEKIKQKYTADAPQ from the coding sequence ATGAATTTTAACCTCATAAAAAAATCAGAATTCGATAAAGTAAAATCATCCAGCAGTGCTTGGGCAACGAGGATGGAATTGTTTGCCGATATGTGCAGATACAACACTCTCGTTGCAGTAAAGAAAGCCGGTTCAGGTCATCTTGGCTCTTCACTCAGTGCGATGGATATTACAACTTATCTTTATTTAAATGAAATGAACGTTTTAGAAGTTGGACTCGATTCGCATGACAGAGATATTTATTTCTCATCGAAAGGTCACGATGTACCAGGATTATATTCTCTCTTTTATGCACTCGGAATTATTCCTGAAGAAAAATTATTAATGCTCAGAAGATTGCATGGTCTTGACGGTCATCCTGAAGTTCGTCAGCCAGGAATTGAAGCAAGTACCGGTTCACTCGGAATGGGAATCTCTAAAGCAAAAGGAATGGCCTGGGCAAAAAATTATAACAAGAGCAAAGGTCACGTTTATGTTTTAACAGGTGATGGTGAATTCCAGGAAGGACAGATTTACGAATCTCTCCAGGCAACTGCACACCAAAAAGTCAATAATGTAATTGCAATTATGGATCATAACAAGTATCAAACTGATATGCTCGTTGCAGATGTAAATAATATTGAAGATGTTGTTGAAAAAGTTAAAGCATTTGGTTGGTATGTAGTTCGAATTGATGGACACGATTATAATATGCTCAAGCATACATTCAATGCGATGAAGAAGTTAACTGATAAACCAAAAATGATTATTGCAGATACAATTAAGGGAAGGGGAGTTTCCTTTATGGAAAAACCTCTTACTGAAACTTTCCAGGGAAAGACTCTTTACAAATGGCATTCAGGTGCACCGGATGATGAAAGCTATGAAAAGGGTCTGGCTGAACTGACTGAAACAATTAACAAACTTTCTGAAAAACTTGGAGTTGGAAAAATTCAGATTCCGGAGAACAAATCAGAGGGTAAACCAATAACAAAGCTCGATAAAGAATTTGTCACAGAAGCTTATGGTGAAGCGTTGGTTGAACTTGCAAAGACAAACAAGAAATTTGTTGTGCTCGACGGTGATCTCTCTGCGGATTGCAAACTGCGTAACTTCGAGAAAACTTATCCGGATAGATTTATTGAAAATGGAATTGCTGAACAGGATATGGTTTCAATGGCTGGCGGATTAGCAAGAATGGGATTGATACCGATTGTGAATACATTTGCCAGCTTTCTTGCGGCAAGGGCCAATGAGCAGATTTATAATAACGCAGGTGAGAAAACTAAAATTATTTACACCTGTCATTTTTCAGGGATGATTCCAGCAGGACCGGGAAAGTCGCATCAAAGTGTACGTGATATTTCCTTGTTTAGAGCTTTGCCTAATGTTACGATCATTCAACCGTGCAATGCTGAAGAAACAGAGTGGGCAACCGATTATTGTATTAATATTTCAGAAGAAAATTGTGTGCTTAGATTGGTAATTGGTCCTTCACCAGAAAGAATTCAGTTACCGAAAGATTATAAATTCAAAGTCGGTGTTGGTGCTGAATTAACTCAAGGCAACGATGCAATTTTATTTGGATACGGACCGGTAATGCTTCACGAAGCTTTAGTTGCTGCAGATTATTTGAAAAAGATTGGATTCAGTTTGAAGGTTGTTAATATGCCATGGCTTAATAAAATTGATAAAGAATGGCTGAAGAAAGTTGTCAGTGATCAAAAGAAAATATTTGCATTGGAAGATCATTCTGCTGTTGGTGGATTAGGAGATAGATTACTAAACGAATTAGTGTCAATTCGTGCAATTAGTGGCAAAGAATTTATAAACTTCGGATTAAAAGAATATCCCGAATGCGGAACTCCGCTTGAAGTTCTTGAATTTCATAAACTGGATGGTAAGTCACTTGCTCAAAGAATATCAGGTGTGAAGGATATCGAAGCGGAAGAAAAAATCAAACAGAAATACACTGCTGATGCGCCGCAGTAG
- a CDS encoding L,D-transpeptidase family protein: MIAIDSSLFKLDTLIQYYDTLRSFYLSRNFEPLFVKNFDDADIVYSILSVLEKAPEHGLNPEQYHFSSISSEFTNAIDTLPNNLRYSQLANVEVLLSDAVLKYSYHLRYGAVNPKEIFSDSYYLPLDDSSKGDLFQPLRQENILQYLADIQPKSKRYTELQTALTHYSKFKDLQWAIIPIPAKKIEPGNKDSVVSKIIEKLIALEYLDTSKIKISDFTFYDSVLVERVKAFQRNNGLVDDGIIGKNTIERFSISPQQYLETIKLNLERFRWNEYADTGKYILVNIPDFMLFIVDNGKKIFSTKVCTGSKRSIHFQERMKVYKKTKRWRDKPDDWETPNMYGEISYLVLNPTWNVPPSIMREEIAYKIKKDSTYLVDKNFKVYKDGVEINPLEVTLDELYSDKIPYRIIQDPGAGNALGKIKFMFNNPFGIYLHDTPNRPPFNLSNRAVSHGCVRVEKPLHLAEFLLRNHPKWNIDYLKIEIGQKVNDKTIVSEYWQKRESLRKYASLGETTDVMLAQKTSLYIDYYTAWINEDGVLQLRADVYDRDKVLLDYITSKKLI, from the coding sequence TTGATCGCTATTGATTCCAGTCTCTTTAAGCTTGATACACTTATCCAATACTACGATACTCTTAGAAGCTTTTACCTCTCAAGGAACTTTGAACCACTCTTTGTAAAAAATTTTGATGATGCTGATATTGTTTATTCAATATTATCTGTATTAGAAAAAGCTCCTGAACACGGATTAAATCCCGAACAATATCATTTTAGCAGCATATCAAGTGAGTTTACGAATGCAATAGACACATTGCCGAACAATTTAAGATATTCACAGCTAGCTAATGTAGAAGTATTATTGAGTGATGCAGTATTAAAGTACAGCTATCACCTTCGATATGGTGCAGTCAATCCAAAGGAAATATTTTCTGACTCTTACTACCTGCCACTGGATGATTCTTCAAAAGGAGACTTGTTCCAACCTCTCAGGCAGGAAAACATTTTACAATACCTGGCTGATATTCAACCTAAAAGCAAGAGATATACGGAACTGCAAACAGCTCTGACACATTACAGTAAATTCAAAGATCTTCAATGGGCTATCATTCCAATTCCTGCGAAAAAGATTGAACCTGGGAATAAAGACTCAGTTGTATCTAAGATAATAGAAAAACTTATTGCACTGGAGTATCTTGATACTTCCAAAATTAAAATCAGTGACTTTACTTTTTATGATTCAGTACTTGTCGAACGAGTGAAAGCTTTCCAGCGGAACAATGGTTTAGTAGACGATGGAATTATAGGGAAAAATACTATCGAGCGTTTTAGCATCTCACCGCAGCAATATCTGGAAACAATAAAATTGAACCTTGAAAGATTCAGATGGAATGAATATGCCGATACCGGAAAATATATTTTAGTGAACATCCCGGATTTTATGCTGTTTATAGTTGATAATGGTAAAAAAATCTTCAGCACAAAAGTATGTACAGGTTCAAAACGTTCCATTCATTTTCAGGAGCGAATGAAGGTCTACAAAAAAACAAAACGCTGGAGAGATAAACCTGACGATTGGGAAACTCCGAATATGTACGGAGAAATTTCGTATTTGGTTCTCAATCCGACATGGAATGTTCCGCCTAGCATAATGAGAGAAGAGATCGCCTATAAAATAAAAAAGGATTCCACGTATTTAGTTGATAAAAATTTTAAAGTATATAAAGATGGAGTTGAAATAAATCCTCTCGAAGTTACGTTAGATGAATTGTATTCCGATAAAATTCCATATAGAATTATCCAGGATCCGGGTGCGGGAAATGCTCTCGGAAAAATTAAATTCATGTTTAACAATCCATTTGGTATTTATCTTCACGATACTCCCAACAGACCTCCGTTCAATTTATCAAACAGGGCAGTGAGCCACGGCTGTGTGCGAGTTGAAAAACCATTACATCTGGCAGAATTCCTCTTGAGAAATCATCCAAAGTGGAATATTGATTATCTGAAAATTGAGATTGGACAAAAGGTCAATGATAAAACAATCGTTTCAGAATATTGGCAGAAACGGGAGTCGTTGCGAAAATATGCAAGTCTTGGTGAAACTACGGACGTTATGCTTGCACAAAAAACATCTCTCTACATCGATTATTACACTGCCTGGATTAACGAAGATGGAGTTTTACAATTGAGAGCGGATGTTTATGACAGGGATAAAGTGCTATTAGATTATATAACTTCGAAAAAACTTATCTGA
- a CDS encoding DUF4126 domain-containing protein produces the protein METFTSILLGIGLSAATGFRIFVPFLVASIASITGYLPLSSSFEWIGTYPALILFGVATIIEIGAYYIPWLDNLLDSIATPAAFIAGAILMVAVVSGLPPLAKWALAIIAGSGAAGIVQTGTTITRAASTTTTGGLANPVVSTVEAGSSFGLSLLAIMLPVAAGLITIVLLVWLSSKVIKKFIAKKI, from the coding sequence TTGGAAACATTTACTTCAATACTTCTAGGAATAGGACTAAGTGCTGCGACCGGATTCAGGATATTTGTTCCGTTTCTTGTTGCAAGTATTGCTTCAATTACAGGATATCTTCCCCTTTCATCTTCATTTGAATGGATTGGTACCTATCCAGCGTTAATTTTATTTGGCGTTGCAACTATCATTGAGATTGGTGCTTACTACATTCCATGGCTGGATAATTTGCTTGATTCTATTGCAACACCTGCAGCTTTTATAGCAGGTGCAATTTTAATGGTTGCAGTTGTAAGCGGATTACCGCCATTAGCAAAATGGGCATTGGCAATTATTGCAGGAAGTGGTGCTGCAGGAATTGTCCAAACCGGAACAACAATAACTCGAGCAGCATCAACAACTACCACGGGAGGATTAGCCAATCCTGTTGTGTCGACTGTTGAAGCCGGATCATCATTTGGATTGTCATTGCTAGCGATAATGCTTCCAGTCGCTGCAGGCTTGATAACTATCGTACTGCTTGTCTGGTTAAGCAGCAAGGTGATAAAGAAATTTATAGCAAAGAAAATCTGA
- a CDS encoding T9SS type A sorting domain-containing protein, whose translation MRVSRKLISFYLFFVLIPAIGVLTAENKIQNNPIEPDSNSFSFFSSEESGLIFEKEFTYRSDDSSYTDIIQLKNLTGYAHAIQFRIQVNKVENDSTILVFQDLEKGTDLQHIGWILTYNIIRGTILENGASKDEVLILIYNLNQNGSLQPGDYNELVKVNYRVANIAVLEDSVKSSMRITDALASTPQGQPIDITPSRDEFKVVIKGIPTIPTQGLIFVEDTVYRLEDDSYVDLLQLKGLSYKAQAIQFRLLVNQVIDDNVILTFQNIQKGADVIDPSWVLTYNVIRGPLTGNGASVDEILVLLFNLNQNNGLPPGDYNELLKVKYRVADLPALQDSVKSSIKISDAEASTYQGFPIDITPSRNELTVIALNRVAAYGDVNGDGCLDILDIILVVDHIVGRDSLDADEFIRANIAPWIPGEPAPNPDAYVNVQDLSLLQNIILNGVYPNGVSINACSFTSLPKSNGEEYKVTFYIHDNGISAYLNSTVDVRAVQVEFNGNFQVLNNMEIKTDLGHGYYTKDDDLLRVLLYDRKGLKTIKSGENFISDIPLFISNPAEVSIEKLILIDINRQRIFDAEIEIVYGTPLYIPLDYILYQNYPNPFNPTTSVKFEVPVDSKVLIKIYDILGREIKTLFNDEVQRGQYTMEWNGLDESGNQMSSGTYIYRMIANEFVQSKKMLLLK comes from the coding sequence ATGCGGGTTTCCCGTAAATTAATTTCATTCTATTTATTCTTTGTTTTAATTCCTGCGATTGGAGTTTTAACAGCAGAAAACAAGATTCAGAACAATCCAATTGAACCTGATTCAAATTCCTTTTCATTTTTTTCTTCGGAAGAATCCGGATTAATTTTCGAAAAGGAATTTACTTACCGCTCAGATGACAGTTCTTATACTGATATAATTCAATTAAAAAATCTTACAGGTTATGCCCACGCCATTCAGTTTCGAATTCAAGTTAATAAAGTTGAAAATGATAGTACAATTCTGGTTTTTCAGGATTTAGAAAAAGGTACGGACCTTCAACATATAGGGTGGATATTAACTTATAATATTATCCGGGGTACAATTTTAGAGAATGGTGCTTCCAAGGACGAAGTATTAATCCTGATTTATAATTTAAATCAAAATGGCTCACTGCAACCAGGAGACTATAATGAGCTTGTTAAAGTAAATTATAGAGTAGCTAATATTGCGGTATTAGAAGATAGCGTAAAATCATCAATGAGAATCACTGATGCTCTGGCAAGCACACCTCAGGGTCAGCCAATTGACATAACTCCTTCAAGAGATGAATTCAAAGTAGTTATTAAAGGGATTCCAACTATACCGACCCAGGGATTAATTTTTGTAGAAGATACTGTTTATCGGCTAGAAGATGATTCATATGTAGATCTTTTACAACTTAAAGGATTATCCTATAAAGCTCAGGCAATACAATTCAGATTATTAGTTAACCAGGTCATCGATGATAATGTAATTCTCACATTCCAGAATATTCAGAAAGGTGCTGATGTAATTGATCCGAGCTGGGTGCTAACTTACAATGTCATCCGTGGACCTCTTACCGGCAATGGAGCATCGGTTGATGAAATTCTGGTTCTATTGTTTAATCTCAACCAGAACAACGGATTGCCTCCAGGTGACTACAACGAACTGCTGAAAGTTAAATATCGGGTAGCTGATTTGCCTGCGTTGCAGGATAGCGTTAAATCTTCAATAAAAATTTCTGATGCAGAAGCCAGTACTTATCAGGGTTTTCCGATTGATATAACTCCATCAAGAAATGAATTAACGGTAATCGCACTTAACAGAGTAGCTGCTTATGGTGATGTTAACGGCGATGGTTGTTTAGATATTCTTGATATAATTTTAGTTGTTGACCACATTGTAGGAAGAGATTCTCTTGATGCTGATGAATTTATCCGGGCAAATATAGCTCCATGGATTCCGGGAGAACCAGCTCCAAACCCGGATGCTTACGTCAATGTGCAGGACCTTTCCCTGCTTCAAAATATTATTTTAAATGGTGTTTATCCAAATGGCGTTTCTATAAATGCATGTTCATTTACAAGCCTGCCTAAATCGAATGGAGAAGAATATAAAGTAACATTTTATATTCACGATAATGGTATTTCTGCTTACCTAAATTCAACCGTAGATGTTAGAGCCGTTCAAGTCGAGTTTAATGGAAATTTTCAGGTGTTGAACAATATGGAAATCAAAACTGATCTCGGGCATGGCTATTATACCAAGGATGATGATCTTTTGAGAGTTTTACTTTACGATAGAAAAGGATTAAAAACCATAAAATCAGGAGAAAATTTTATTTCTGATATCCCATTATTTATAAGCAATCCTGCCGAAGTAAGCATTGAAAAACTAATTTTGATCGATATCAACAGACAAAGGATTTTTGATGCTGAAATCGAAATAGTTTATGGAACTCCGCTCTATATTCCTCTGGATTACATTCTTTATCAGAATTATCCGAACCCGTTCAATCCAACAACAAGTGTTAAATTTGAAGTACCCGTTGACAGTAAGGTATTAATAAAAATTTATGATATACTGGGACGGGAAATAAAAACATTATTCAATGATGAAGTGCAAAGAGGCCAATATACAATGGAATGGAATGGACTAGATGAATCCGGAAACCAGATGAGTTCGGGAACGTACATTTATAGAATGATTGCCAATGAATTCGTACAATCGAAGAAGATGCTTCTCCTAAAGTGA
- a CDS encoding carboxypeptidase regulatory-like domain-containing protein: MIWKHFLDNTESAPAISGDGKVVATADNSGFVQTWHFDSLTNEYFKLWQYRVPVGAFTNWASSVGISADGKTIVAGSLIFVDPANNVYDGTVICFDTYGDGLPKWVFAGGGDLVDDIKVSDDGKVATAVTWGDLAHTRPDLMVFDTQTGELTFNVVTPGSFFTCDLSPDGKRMFAGGKAVHAREMGSGGRIYLCEILLGGGTISGTVNLTNTGDDSGVLVKAVGTTRTAITDMSGNYILENVPAGTYTVHAEKPGYNFGSVANVVVTEGGTTSGVNMSLTPFTIQPPTLSASTNLTETILLSWSSLFRNLEREKEIALMVGDTERMDLLQSDTRSILQQENKINFISELPDAILADSIAIYRSLVSGGPYQRIARVPATETSYNDMDVFALRNYYYVINVFNETGQSIYSNEAMGKVSDSLLTFSLEVPEASIPNIDGVLSPGEWDDAFKLDISDIFGYGGGVPRPQGSAYLYLKFDDATDMLYVAGEDFLNPTLDDNEGFGLYIDDNNNNVFDGQPPFIREGNFWAYWHPGGADLRFREIPTYIITPLFDAEVEFSDVNGHLQGEFGIPMGFIEGYQLQVFGPDKIVGLGAFLIARQGTTPVYSGWWPQTMNTVFNPQYFGDVGIDVSLLAAPQPPSNISVTRQGQDLLITWDDPTLGINNDPLTVSPTINMYKNGEFITSFQTGVESYLDNDVYCVAWYEYQFEAYIISGSDTLNGPMTAPFGAYACQDPTLVPICYDDGEYDVFYVVDFTWYENKFGIRFTPTSYPAYVRKLETIVNGNDPFDFTINKDNSGIPGDIIAGPYRVFDTSPATVGTIIKNIPGIDPPEITQGDFWVLINWLEATPGAPGIGADADPPIDSRSMYYTNSGGWVQMTNVDIMVTAYVSDQPVGVEGDNEGTLPITFDLKQNYPNPFNPSTVISYQIPQSEFVTLEIYNSLGEKVKTLVNEIQENGYYQVQWDGKNNAGSQLSSGIYLYRLSAGNYVNVMKMVLLR, translated from the coding sequence TTGATCTGGAAACACTTTCTTGATAACACAGAATCAGCGCCTGCAATTAGTGGAGATGGTAAAGTTGTGGCCACAGCTGATAACAGTGGCTTCGTTCAAACCTGGCATTTTGATTCTTTAACAAATGAATACTTTAAACTCTGGCAATATCGTGTTCCTGTTGGTGCATTTACGAACTGGGCCTCTTCAGTAGGGATTTCTGCTGATGGAAAAACCATTGTTGCTGGTTCTTTAATTTTTGTCGATCCTGCAAACAATGTATATGATGGTACTGTTATATGCTTTGACACTTATGGTGATGGCTTACCTAAATGGGTTTTTGCTGGTGGAGGAGATCTCGTAGATGATATAAAAGTTTCCGATGATGGGAAGGTTGCAACTGCAGTTACATGGGGTGATTTGGCACATACACGCCCGGACCTGATGGTGTTCGATACGCAAACTGGTGAATTAACATTTAATGTAGTTACACCAGGTTCATTTTTTACTTGTGATCTAAGCCCGGACGGTAAGCGAATGTTCGCTGGAGGAAAAGCAGTCCATGCACGTGAAATGGGAAGTGGTGGAAGAATATATCTCTGTGAAATACTACTCGGTGGAGGAACAATCAGCGGAACAGTAAATCTGACAAATACAGGTGACGACAGCGGTGTTTTAGTTAAAGCGGTAGGAACAACTCGTACTGCGATTACTGACATGAGTGGAAATTATATTCTAGAAAACGTTCCGGCAGGTACATATACAGTTCACGCAGAAAAACCCGGATACAATTTTGGATCTGTTGCAAATGTTGTTGTAACTGAAGGAGGAACAACTTCGGGAGTAAACATGTCACTGACTCCGTTTACCATTCAACCACCAACACTTAGTGCTTCAACAAATCTCACAGAGACGATATTACTTAGTTGGAGCTCATTATTTAGAAATCTTGAAAGAGAAAAAGAAATTGCACTCATGGTTGGTGATACAGAGAGAATGGATTTGTTACAATCTGATACCAGATCAATACTTCAGCAAGAAAACAAAATTAATTTTATCAGCGAGTTACCTGATGCAATTTTAGCAGATAGTATCGCTATCTACAGAAGCTTAGTTTCAGGAGGACCATATCAAAGAATTGCAAGAGTTCCTGCAACAGAAACAAGTTATAATGATATGGATGTATTTGCACTTAGAAATTATTACTATGTCATAAATGTTTTTAATGAAACAGGTCAAAGCATATATTCAAATGAAGCTATGGGAAAAGTCAGTGATTCTCTGCTAACTTTTAGTCTCGAAGTTCCTGAAGCATCCATTCCAAACATTGATGGAGTATTATCACCCGGCGAATGGGATGATGCATTCAAGCTTGATATTTCAGATATATTTGGTTATGGTGGTGGTGTACCAAGACCGCAGGGTTCGGCATATCTCTACTTAAAATTTGATGATGCAACCGATATGCTGTATGTAGCTGGTGAAGATTTTCTTAACCCAACGCTTGATGATAATGAAGGCTTTGGTTTATATATCGATGACAACAATAATAATGTTTTTGATGGCCAACCACCATTTATCAGGGAAGGAAATTTCTGGGCATACTGGCATCCGGGTGGAGCTGATCTCCGTTTCAGAGAAATTCCGACATACATCATCACTCCCTTATTTGATGCTGAAGTAGAGTTTTCAGATGTGAATGGTCATCTGCAAGGCGAATTCGGTATTCCTATGGGATTTATAGAAGGCTATCAACTTCAGGTTTTTGGTCCAGATAAAATTGTTGGATTAGGAGCATTTCTTATTGCGAGACAAGGAACAACTCCTGTTTACAGCGGTTGGTGGCCACAGACTATGAATACCGTTTTTAATCCGCAATACTTCGGTGATGTTGGTATTGATGTCTCATTGCTGGCAGCACCACAACCTCCGTCCAATATTTCTGTAACACGACAAGGTCAGGATCTACTAATTACGTGGGACGATCCGACACTAGGAATAAATAATGACCCGTTAACAGTTTCACCTACGATTAATATGTATAAGAACGGTGAATTCATAACATCATTCCAAACTGGTGTTGAATCATATCTTGATAACGATGTCTATTGTGTTGCCTGGTATGAGTACCAATTCGAAGCCTATATAATTAGTGGAAGCGATACACTAAACGGTCCAATGACAGCACCGTTTGGGGCTTATGCTTGTCAGGACCCAACACTTGTTCCAATATGTTATGATGATGGTGAATATGATGTATTTTATGTCGTTGATTTTACATGGTATGAAAATAAATTCGGAATTCGATTTACACCAACCAGTTATCCGGCTTACGTAAGAAAACTCGAAACAATTGTAAATGGTAATGATCCATTTGATTTTACAATCAATAAAGATAATAGCGGTATTCCAGGAGATATTATTGCTGGACCATATCGAGTATTTGATACAAGTCCTGCAACAGTTGGTACTATAATTAAAAATATTCCTGGTATAGATCCACCGGAAATCACTCAAGGTGATTTTTGGGTACTCATAAATTGGTTAGAAGCTACTCCGGGTGCTCCTGGTATTGGTGCAGATGCTGATCCTCCAATAGATTCACGAAGTATGTATTACACAAACTCAGGTGGTTGGGTTCAAATGACGAATGTAGATATTATGGTTACTGCCTATGTTTCAGATCAACCTGTTGGAGTTGAGGGCGACAATGAAGGAACTTTACCGATAACATTTGATTTAAAACAGAATTATCCAAACCCATTCAATCCGTCAACGGTAATTTCTTATCAGATTCCGCAGAGTGAATTTGTTACTCTGGAAATCTATAATTCACTCGGTGAAAAAGTTAAAACTCTGGTAAATGAAATACAGGAAAACGGATATTATCAGGTTCAATGGGATGGAAAGAATAATGCGGGTAGTCAATTGTCCAGCGGCATTTATTTGTATCGATTAAGTGCCGGTAATTATGTCAATGTTATGAAGATGGTCTTACTACGTTAA